The region AAATGACAGTGACCCGCCTCTCTTCAAGTAAACACCAAAGCAACTGGTCAGTGGTCCCATGAACACCCAGTGAAGAATCTTGTGAGCACTGGCATGTGTGGAGCAACGCTGCTCTACAGTCCGGTAGGACGTGCTCCTGCAGCGTCCAGTGTCGGGTACCTTTTCTCTCGTCTCGATGGCTCTGGCGATGAAGTCCACTTCTCTGGGTGCAACCAAAGGCGGtagctttcctttctcctccttttccttcaagcagctCCTCTGGATGACCGGTAGCTGCCTGCAAAGACACAACAGGGTGTGTTGGCAGGAGTGCAGGAGCTGGTTCTGCATCCTGTGCTTCCAAGTGgcacagctgcttctgcagcagaaCATGCTCTACTCGCCTGCTTGTGATCAAGTGCCCAGAAACAGAGAAGACCCCAAGCTGTCAGCCTCGGATGTGCCCAACGGCCCCCCTACAACTCAGGATGCCCAGGTCTCAGCCCTCTCTTGCTGGAGCAACCAGAGGAACGGGGTCCTGTGCCCGGAGATAGCGCTACGCCCTCCGGGTCAGTGCAATGAAGTCTGCTCCTTGGTCCGAAACACAGAGCGCTCATGGGCTGTACGGGCAGGTTGGGCGCCAGGGACACAGCGTCAAAAGGAGGAGGACACAATCGCACGAGAGAAGCCGTCCTGCCACCCAGCTCTCCTTAAGACAGGCGTCAGCGTAGAGGAGGCTCCCGGTTACTCAGGGCAATCCTCTGCAGTAACCAACCGGAGAACACCGTTCTCAGCAAACAGAAAGGTCAGGCTCGTTTCAATCTGAAGGGAAAGCCAAAATGACCTTCTGCTCCTGGAATGAGCATTTGCACTTGGCTACTCAACAGATCTGCACATCGGaagtgaagtaagaaatagtgcTGCCAGCAGAGTCTGCCAAGAAGCTACAAGACGCTTCCATGACCAAGAAACCATTACTTAGTGGGACACGGGAAAAGCGCACTTGGGGTGTTTCCAGGAGAAACATCTCGCTCCCACAGAGACCAGAGCACGGGGTCACCCTCACCTATTTACGCAAGTGTCTCACCTGGCGCGAGGCTCACTCCCCTCAGCTCTCTGACCCTGCTGCGGCTTCACAGGCAGTGCAGGTAACCGATTTGGAGAAAGCCTTGCTCGACAAAGGAGGCGCTTCTCAGCAACATCCTCTAGAAACGGGAAATGAGACGATTCTTCAGAACAGCATCTCGGTGTTGTTCTGGGAACCGGGTGCCAGTTGTGTGCCAGTTCCAAGGAGAGTGACGTGCGGGTCTGCTCAGGGCTGTGCTAACACTGGTGATGGTGGTCCTTCTCATCCCTTTGGAGGAAAGCCATGTTTCCTGGGAGGCCTTAGGCCTTTTCTGACACTTTTTTCACCCAACACCCTGTGCCTACAGTGCGCCCTTATTCCCCGGGGAAAACTGTTTGCATGGCTTTCTCTCATCCATGTGCTGAACCTCCCGGGGGTTCCACGGGAGATACTGGTGGTGTCCAGGAGTCATTCTGGGGAGGGGAATCATCTTGCTCGAGGGGACTTGGCTCTGGGGTTTCTGCATTGGTCCTGTGCACACAGATTTGCTGCTGGGGCAGGTTCACACCACAGGCCATCACCTTTTCCCTTCACACGTCCTTTCAGGTCTATCAGCGTTGGCATTTCAGGCACAGTCTCAAGTTTGTACCTGGAAGAGCAAGAAGGCACCAGGCTGAAGAAAGGACACCGCATTGTTTCCCAAGGCAGCCCAACCCGGAGAGACGCAGCAGAAGCTCCAGTGCCGGGAGAGGCCCCGTCAGCCTGTGCCCATGTTTTTCTGTCCTGCCCATGAGAATGCTCGTCCTCCCACAAAACCCCCTAACAGCTTCTGGGGAAATGATTCTGCTCACAGTGCACAGGGAGAGCAGAATATTATCTAGTGCTCTGATTTTCCAACGCCCTTTTGAATTCTGATCTTGCCCTCCAAGTTCCTTGTAGAGCCTCGCAGATTAATGCCTCCACAGCTAAGAGCAGTCTCTcacacagaggaaagaaaaggactAGGAGAAACCTAGTGGGAAATGTTGCCTAAATGCGTCTCTAGGTCCACAGTAGGACACATGCATAAGCTGTGCCACTGTCCCACGTTCCTCCAAGTGAAGTCAAACATACCATGGTAGGACGAAAACACGTCCAGAAGAGGTCTGGGAAGCAGCGGTGTCATGGCGTGAGATGACCGAGTCCCTCATCTCCGGCATCTGCAACGAGGACAGAGACACAGGACGGGAGGAGCGGACACTGGGGAGGGCCGGCTGCTCGCTCCGCCTCAGCCCAACGGCAGCAAAGAGCCAGAGCCGCCCAAGGGCTCTGGGCTCAgccagccttgctctgcctgtgcctCTGCTCCCGGCCCCCAGAGTGGGGCACGCAGCGCTCCCCACCCTCAACGCCGGCCTTTTGTCACAAAGGGCAGCTCCTCTGGGGGTGGCTCTTGCAAAGCCAGGCCATTGCACGCCAGGGAGGTGCTCTGCAGGGAGCCTGCTGTGCTCTAGAGCTGgaggagcccagggggctgACCAAGGCACGGCCGGCCAGGAGAAAGCAGCCCCCAGAAAgcatttcagaagcagcagcagtggcgCTGGGAAAGTGAAAATCCTACCTCAAGAAGAGCTTGCAGCATCTTGCCAGTGCCATTCAGCCTTTCCAAAAAGTGTAagtaaaatctcatttttatctcttttcccTGGACAATCAGCATGCCCACGTCCCTCCAGATGATGGCAACGTTCTGCCTGTTCTCTAGGCAGGCATGGAAAAGGTGCGTGGTCCTTTTCATGCAAAGCTGCACGGTGCCCTCAGAGACAGCGTTCTCTGAGGCTATCTCAGCATATGGCAGTTGCTCAGAATCTTGATGgcctgaaaaaaagagaaaaggaacacATGAACTTGCAGACCTGCTGGGCAGGCTACAATCCAAGGTCTGCAGCCTCCAGGCCCTCAGGCAATACTTTGGTACTGGGCTGTCTGGCTGGGCCAGCGCCTCTGAGGAGACGCTCGGCTTGTCCCTTCCTCTTAAAGTGGACAGTGAGGTGCGGAGCAGACCGCTGTGGCTTCTCTGAtacagaaagggaaacaaagagtCTTAGGCACTTGGTGGGAAGAAGAGGGACTGCGGGACAAGCCGTGGGGAGATAGGCGCCAGGTCCCAGGGCAAGCTGGAGGGTGCCAGCCCGTTGGAGCCCACACTCGGTGCCGTCTTTGTCTTTAGAGAGAAACGCACCCCAAACACAGCCCCAAGCTCTTGGTGCTCCCCGGGGTCCCACAACAGCTGCCCCAAAGGCAGCAGTGACTAGAAAGCGCAGGCGTTGCAGTCAGTGGCTTTTGGAAGGAACCGTCTCTCCCCCCTGGGTTTCCcctgcttttcctccttgcaaggaggctgagggagctgggaagaGCCCTGGCATTTGCCTGGGTGAGGTCTAGTGCAGCAGAAAGGGGGAGCAAGAGTTGAAGCGTCATGGAACCAGAAGACACCACACCAAGGAAGCTGTGAGTGAACCTGTCGTTGAAGCAGGACAAAGAGAGTGCGCTCTTAGCTGTATTGTCCTCTGGTGATTCTTTGAAACAACCAGCTCGGCAGGGTCCTTTCGCAGCAGGCTGGTTTTGTCGAGGGAAGCTCTTGGCAGGACCGCGGTGGGTGGTTGGTACTCCCCTCAGTCACCTCTGGACAGCAGAGCACCCCTCTCCTCCCCGCTCAAGGGCCAGCGCCGCTTTCACGCTGCTTACCAGGAAAGTCTATGCAACCACAGCGGAGCTCATGGTCCTGCGCAACAGCCTGTTCAAGTTGAAACACGGGCCGCTCCACAATCACCAGATCCTGCTCACCGAGGGCTACTCGCTTTCTGACAACCGCAAAAGTCCCGATTCCGGGAATGCGGACAGCCTGAAACAGAGGAGATGGGGGATCAGAAGAAGTCTTGGAGGGACAGACGGGTGACTTGTCAGAGGCGGCTGATGGTGTTTAGTGCCCTGCCCTGGCCTGACATACAAAAGGGGCTCTTTGGAAACCTTGAGAGAAGACAAACAGGGGCTGCGCTTTTCCCTCTCACCGTCTTTAGCTACCAAGAACCAAATAGGTGAGGGAAAGCTGACAAACATCCTCTGGCTCAATCGCATAGAAGGCAGGGGGTTCCCACACTTGGAATAAGTCCAGATGTGTCCCAGGCTTCCAGGCTTTCACATGCAACTCTGACGGGGGGACCTTCTTGTACATCTGAATTCACAGAGGAGGTGTCCATCGCACTGTGTGCATTGCAGTGTCGTGCTGGGGCgttgctgctgctttcaacggaggggaagagcagctgcaccGGGCGGCAAAGGGCTGTCAGGATTCGATCAGCGTTCATCAGGAtgtgagggagaggaggaggtgaGGCCCACCTGGTGAAGAGCCAGCTGCAGGCTGAGGTGATACGATGTGCTGGCCCAAATCTTAGTGAGCtctggaaaaacaagggaaagaCCTGTCATGCTCTGAGGCAGCAACCTCAAGACCATTCAGCCCACTCCTGTCCAAGGAGCGATGCATCTTTCACTCAGGCATTTCAGGTGGTCTCTCTCCAGCCCGGCAAGAACCAAAGGACACCTCAGCCTGCCTCCAAGGGGCTCCTTTCCTTGCAGGCGCAGCTCTCCAGGGTGTGACCCACTCCCGCGGGAGGCCGGCAGTGCTTTGCCATGCCCGCGGGGGCACGGGCTGTGCTCCACGCGGCTCTCGGAGGCTCAGGGCAGGCCCTGGTGTCTCCCCAGCAGGGGCCAGTTTTGCCGGGTCACAGCTCTGAACACACAGAGCCCACGTGGCCCACGAGCACCTTCAGCTCTTCCATCCAGACATGAGCTCAGCGTGGGCAATGCCCAGCGCCAGGCAAGGGCAGCCCTTTGGGGTCAGGGGCTTCTGCCTGGGCTGCCCCAGGAAGGCAGGGGCCACGTCAGGAAGGGAACCAGGAGCCCTGGCTGCCACATCAACCCCTCAGCCCTTCGGGATGGTCAAGCAGGTCCCTCCTTGCAGTCACCACTCCTGAGCAGCCACCCCCACAGTCCTCGGGGTTTCCATGCCTGATTTCAGAGATGTCCTTGACCCAGGCACACATATGAAATTGGGCCTGAAGGCCTTACCATAACGCTCAAGCTTCTCCATGGTCGGGCTCAGATGAGGCTGCAAGAAGAGCTGTCTTGCCATCTTAATTCCCCTCTTGCTTCCAGTCAACAACTGCAGCAAGTGGCTGGACGATGgctttcctgcttcctgcaaaaagcctcctcttcctccttctccttctccaccTTCACCCTCCTTGGTGCTGTCGTGCTCCCTCTCTCCGCCTTCTCCTCCTCACTGCAGAGCAGCTACTCCAGAGCAGAGCGGTGGCGAGAGCAGCTCCCAGCGCCTGGAGTCAACTCGGCCTCACCGGGGTGAGTGGGGCAGATGCTGGTCACGACAGGGAAAGGGGGGCTGTCACCACTGTGACGTGTGGCTGTCCCACTGTGACCCCGGACCGTGTCACACAGGGGCTGCACACAGccatccccccacccccctccaGGCCCTGCCAGGGGCTCTGCAGTGGGCAGGGGCTTCAGGGAGCTGCCCCCACCCCACTGTCTCCTGAGCGGGAGGGGTTTCCCCAGGCTGGGGCTCACCCCTGCCATGTCCCCACATGGGGACACCGGGCTGCACGCGCCGATGCGCTTCCTTCTAGCCTTCCCTGCTTCTTCCTGCCTCTCTCACCCAACGGGTCTGCAGCGGGGAGCGCGGCTGCCCTGACTGGCGCAGCTTTGGCAGGCGCTGGCTGCTCACACCGGCTTTGGAGCCGGCTGCAACCATCTCCCACTGGCCCCGGCAGCACCGGACCTGCTCCCACACGGGTCCCGCTGCAGCTCCCGCTGCTCACGGTTCCCAGGTGCGATGGAGAGAACTGCTCTGATTTGCTGAAGGTGCTGAGGGGGGTGCAGTTGCCAAACTGCTTTTCCCCTCCAGCAAATCATTCCCTCCTGGGCGGGAAATTCCACCCGCTCTCCCTTCAGGAGGGGGTTCAGGCTGCCGAACCAAACAGGGTGGTGAtttgtcggggattggctcaaggagcacggacatgagtccaccaagcaactgtacgagcagagcccattttagttgacataagtaggccttagttagcttgtctattaggccgtgggaaaggggggaacggaaaagtactaactaaggcagggtcaggatatccttgaagagataagagtcagaagaaggggggatgcgcatagctagctaaacccaagtaggtggagtaagtaaatgtaaccttttagtgcttagcctattagatagagacaagtatgcataattatggtatttggtataaatgcacgctatctcgggcaataaagttgaagtatgctttatcactcatattgagtcggctgcatttcttcctccgtccgctcgggtctggaactctgatgggatttttctct is a window of Columba livia isolate bColLiv1 breed racing homer chromosome 20, bColLiv1.pat.W.v2, whole genome shotgun sequence DNA encoding:
- the LOC135575915 gene encoding coiled-coil domain-containing protein 81-like; protein product: MVLRLLPQSMTGLSLVFPELTKIWASTSYHLSLQLALHQAVRIPGIGTFAVVRKRVALGEQDLVIVERPVFQLEQAVAQDHELRCGCIDFPGHQDSEQLPYAEIASENAVSEGTVQLCMKRTTHLFHACLENRQNVAIIWRDVGMLIVQGKEIKMRFYLHFLERLNGTGKMLQALLEMPEMRDSVISRHDTAASQTSSGRVFVLPWYV